GCGGGCAAGCCGATCGCGCCCGACGCCGATCTGGACGGACTGGCCAAGCGCACGGTCGGCATGTCGGGCGCCGATCTGGCCAACGTGATCAACGAGGCCGCGCTGCTGACCGCGCGGGAGAACGGCACCGTCATCACCGGCGCGGCGCTGGAAGAGGCGGTGGACCGGGTGATCGGCGGTCCGCGCCGCAAGAGCCGGATCATCAGCGAACACGAGAAGAAGATCACCGCCTACCACGAGGGCGGACACACCCTGGCGGCGTGGGCGATGCCCGACATCGACCCGGTCTACAAGGTCACCATCCTGGCCCGCGGCCGCACCGGCGGGCACGCGGTGGCGGTGCCCGAGGAGGACAAGGGGCTGCGAACCCGCTCGGAGATGATCGCCCAGCTGGTGTTCGCCATGGGCGGACGCGCCGCCGAAGAGCTGGTCTTCCACGAGCCGACCACCGGCGCGGTCTCCGACATCGAGAAGGCCACCCAGGTGGCCCGGGCGATGGTCACCGAGTACGGCATGAGCGCCAAGCTCGGCGCGGTGCGCTACGGCAGCGAACACGGCGACCCGTTCCTGGGCCGCACCATGGGCACCCAACCCGACTACTCCCACGAGGTGGCCCGCGACATCGACGACGAGGTGCGCAAGCTCATCGAGGCGGCTCACACCGAGGCCTGGGAGATTCTCACCGAGTACCGCGACGTGCTCGACATCCTGGCCGGCGAGCTGCTGGAGAAGGAGACGCTGCACCGCGCCGACCTGCAGAAGATCTTCGGCGACGTGGCCAAGCGGCCCCGGCTGACCCTCTTCGACGACTTCGGCGGGCGGGTCCCGTCCGACAAGCCGCCGATCAAGACTCCCGGCGAGCTGGCCATCGAGCGCGGTGAGCCGTGGCCGCAACCGATGCCGGAGCCGGCGTTCAAGGCCGCCATCGCGCAGGCCTCGCGGGAGGCCATGGCTTCCGAGGCAGCTGGCGGCCACGCGCCCAACGGCAGCAACGGCTCGCCCACCGGCGACGACCCGGTGCCGCCGGGCACCCAGCCCGACTACGGTGCCCCGGCGGGCTGGCGGGCGCCCGGCTGGCCGCCGCCGTCACAGCAGGGCGGCTATTGGTACCCGCCGCAGCAGTGGCCGCCCAGTGGTTACCCGCCTGCCCCGCCCGCACCGCCCTACCAGCCCTATCAGGCGTATCCCGCGCCGCCGCCACCACCGCCGGCACCGCCCGGCGAGGGCGACGGCCACCAGCGTGGCTCGGAGAAGACTCGGTCCGAACCGCCGTCCGGCGATTGAGAGAGTGGGATCGGCGATGACTTCGACAGTCTTCGAT
This is a stretch of genomic DNA from Mycolicibacter terrae. It encodes these proteins:
- the ftsH gene encoding ATP-dependent zinc metalloprotease FtsH translates to MNRKNVIRTITAIAVILLLGWSFFYFSDDTRGYKPVDTSVAVAQIHSGNVKSAQIDDREQQLRLVLKNPLTSVEVSDKGDKAAKPGKAEKVDKLIAKYPTGYAVPLYTALTNKKAEINTVVNQGSVLGSMLIYLLPMLLLIGLFVMFSRMQGGARMGFGFGKSRAKQLGKDMPKTTFADVAGVDEAVEELYEIKDFLQNPGRYQALGAKIPKGVLLYGPPGTGKTLLARAVAGEAGVPFFTISGSDFVEMFVGVGASRVRDLFEQAKQNSPCIVFVDEIDAVGRQRGAGLGGGHDEREQTLNQLLVEMDGFGERAGVILIAATNRPDILDPALLRPGRFDRQIPVSNPDIAGRRAVLRVHSAGKPIAPDADLDGLAKRTVGMSGADLANVINEAALLTARENGTVITGAALEEAVDRVIGGPRRKSRIISEHEKKITAYHEGGHTLAAWAMPDIDPVYKVTILARGRTGGHAVAVPEEDKGLRTRSEMIAQLVFAMGGRAAEELVFHEPTTGAVSDIEKATQVARAMVTEYGMSAKLGAVRYGSEHGDPFLGRTMGTQPDYSHEVARDIDDEVRKLIEAAHTEAWEILTEYRDVLDILAGELLEKETLHRADLQKIFGDVAKRPRLTLFDDFGGRVPSDKPPIKTPGELAIERGEPWPQPMPEPAFKAAIAQASREAMASEAAGGHAPNGSNGSPTGDDPVPPGTQPDYGAPAGWRAPGWPPPSQQGGYWYPPQQWPPSGYPPAPPAPPYQPYQAYPAPPPPPPAPPGEGDGHQRGSEKTRSEPPSGD